From a region of the Paenibacillus lutimineralis genome:
- the pcrA gene encoding DNA helicase PcrA produces the protein MQPVNIQEAVARLNPEQRRAVETTEGPLLIMAGAGSGKTRVLTHRIAYLIATRKAAPWSILAITFTNKAAREMQERVSRLVGGTDGRDIWVSTFHSMCVRILRRDIERIGFTSNFSILDSTDQLSVIRNCMKEQNLDTKKFEPKAVLAMISAAKNELVTPQQYEQKIGDYFEGIVAKVYAMYQKRLRSNNSLDFDDLIMKTIQLFKEAPEVLDFYQNKFKYIHVDEYQDTNRAQYMLCRMLADNHHRICVVGDSDQSIYRWRGADISNILNFEQDYPEAKTILLEQNYRSTSNILNAANGVIANNAGRKPKKLWTDKGEGDKIKVYRADSEHDEGYFVTSEIQKNIKAGKAYQDHAILYRTNAQSRVIEEVLIKSDIPYQIVGGIKFYDRKEIKDMLAYLRLLSNPDDDISLTRIINVPKRGIGDTTVAKLAAAAAERGTSIYRVLETVDDLGFAGRTRNALVEFFDMIEGLHRMLEYLSVTELTEKMLELTEYRVELQTENTIESRSRLENIDEFLSVTMEFEKNSEDKTLVAFLTDLALIADIDSMNDSDEERALDDAVVLMTMHSAKGLEFPVVFIVGMEEGVFPHSRAFQDDMELEEERRLAYVGITRAEQKLFLSCAQMRTLYGRTTSNPPSRFLGEIPEELKEDTVVARDRYRRGAGIGGAYSGRGSSGSGGSNFGHRGAEGRSAATPSGRSGVTVSVPGAAGGTRPAPGGAGAAGAAAGAAGAAPGGYSAGDKVSHGKWGIGTVVSIKGSGNDTELQIAFPAPVGVKRLLASFAPITKVIE, from the coding sequence ATGCAACCTGTTAACATACAAGAGGCGGTAGCCCGCCTGAATCCCGAGCAGCGCAGAGCTGTGGAGACGACGGAGGGACCGCTGCTTATTATGGCTGGTGCAGGTAGTGGTAAGACGCGCGTGCTGACGCACCGCATCGCTTATTTGATAGCGACCCGCAAGGCCGCACCTTGGTCCATTCTGGCGATTACATTTACCAACAAAGCCGCCCGCGAAATGCAGGAGCGTGTATCCCGGCTAGTTGGAGGAACGGATGGGCGCGATATCTGGGTTTCGACCTTCCACTCCATGTGCGTGCGTATATTGCGACGGGACATTGAACGGATCGGTTTTACTTCAAACTTTTCGATCCTGGATTCGACCGATCAGCTCTCCGTCATTCGCAACTGCATGAAGGAGCAGAATCTCGATACGAAGAAATTCGAGCCAAAGGCCGTTCTGGCCATGATCAGCGCGGCGAAGAATGAGCTGGTTACACCGCAGCAGTATGAACAGAAGATCGGTGATTATTTTGAGGGGATTGTTGCCAAGGTCTATGCGATGTATCAAAAAAGATTGCGCAGCAACAATTCGCTAGATTTTGACGATCTGATCATGAAGACGATTCAACTGTTCAAGGAAGCGCCGGAGGTGCTTGATTTCTACCAGAACAAGTTCAAATATATCCATGTCGATGAGTATCAGGATACGAACCGGGCGCAGTACATGCTGTGTCGGATGCTGGCGGACAATCACCACCGCATTTGCGTCGTCGGCGATAGCGATCAGTCGATTTACCGCTGGCGTGGAGCTGACATCAGCAACATCCTCAACTTCGAACAGGATTATCCGGAAGCGAAGACGATTCTGCTGGAGCAGAATTACCGCTCGACTTCGAATATTCTGAATGCGGCCAACGGCGTTATAGCCAACAATGCGGGACGCAAGCCGAAGAAGCTGTGGACGGATAAGGGCGAAGGCGACAAGATCAAGGTGTATCGCGCTGATTCCGAGCATGATGAAGGATATTTTGTTACCTCGGAAATTCAGAAAAATATTAAAGCAGGCAAAGCGTACCAAGATCATGCCATTCTGTACCGTACGAACGCTCAGTCCCGGGTCATAGAGGAAGTGTTGATCAAGTCGGACATCCCGTACCAGATCGTAGGCGGCATTAAGTTCTATGATCGTAAAGAGATTAAAGATATGCTCGCTTACCTGCGTCTCTTGTCCAATCCGGACGATGATATTAGCTTAACAAGGATAATCAACGTACCGAAAAGGGGCATCGGCGATACGACGGTCGCCAAGCTGGCGGCGGCTGCCGCTGAGCGGGGCACATCAATCTACCGGGTACTCGAGACCGTGGATGATCTGGGATTTGCTGGACGGACGCGGAATGCGCTGGTTGAGTTTTTTGATATGATAGAAGGCCTGCATCGGATGCTAGAATATCTGTCTGTTACGGAATTGACGGAGAAGATGCTTGAGCTCACTGAATATCGCGTGGAGCTGCAGACGGAGAATACGATCGAATCGCGTTCACGTCTGGAAAATATCGATGAATTCCTATCCGTAACGATGGAATTTGAGAAGAACAGCGAGGATAAGACGCTGGTGGCGTTCTTGACGGATTTGGCGCTGATCGCGGATATCGATTCGATGAATGATAGCGATGAGGAACGTGCATTGGACGATGCGGTCGTGCTGATGACAATGCACAGTGCCAAGGGTCTGGAGTTCCCGGTTGTATTTATCGTCGGGATGGAGGAAGGGGTATTCCCGCATAGCCGAGCGTTCCAGGATGATATGGAGCTGGAGGAGGAACGTCGTCTTGCCTATGTAGGCATTACGCGGGCCGAACAGAAGCTGTTCCTCTCCTGCGCTCAGATGCGTACCCTGTACGGGCGGACGACTTCAAATCCGCCGTCGCGCTTCTTGGGCGAGATTCCGGAGGAACTGAAGGAAGACACCGTCGTCGCTCGCGACCGATACCGCCGTGGGGCAGGTATCGGGGGCGCCTATAGCGGCCGCGGCTCAAGCGGCAGCGGCGGCAGCAACTTCGGCCATCGTGGGGCCGAAGGAAGAAGCGCTGCGACGCCTAGCGGCCGCAGCGGAGTGACCGTCAGCGTGCCAGGGGCCGCTGGCGGAACGCGCCCTGCACCGGGCGGAGCCGGTGCGGCGGGCGCTGCCGCGGGGGCGGCTGGCGCAGCCCCCGGCGGCTACAGTGCCGGTGACAAGGTGTCGCACGGCAAATGGGGCATCGGCACCGTCGTGTCGATCAAGGGCTCCGGTAATGACACGGAGCTGCAGATCGCCTTTCCGGCGCCGGTCGGCGTGAAGCGCCTGCTCGCCAGCTTCGCTCCAATCACTAAGGTGATCGAGTAA
- a CDS encoding heptaprenylglyceryl phosphate synthase, with translation MNQIVQAWRHVFKLDPDRPIDDQTLEAVCSSGTDAIMVGGSSGVTYDNTNSLLGQIRKFQIPCVLEVSALEAIVPGFDLFLIPMVLNSSDPQWLIGNQAQAAEMYGEMIPWDTLVPEGYIVLNPDSTVAMRTEANTSLTDSEAAAYAQIADRMFQLPIVYVEYSGTFGDMELVSAVGRRLEHSRLFYGGGIVDGETARLAASACDTIVVGNIIYSDLNKALETVAVIKNSSIQI, from the coding sequence TTGAATCAAATCGTACAAGCATGGCGACATGTGTTCAAATTGGATCCGGATCGGCCTATCGATGATCAGACGCTGGAAGCGGTCTGCAGCTCAGGCACGGATGCTATCATGGTGGGTGGCTCCAGTGGTGTGACTTATGATAATACCAACAGCTTGCTAGGGCAAATCCGAAAGTTCCAAATCCCGTGTGTACTTGAGGTATCCGCACTGGAGGCGATTGTGCCGGGCTTCGATCTTTTTCTGATTCCGATGGTGCTTAATAGCAGTGATCCGCAGTGGCTGATCGGGAACCAGGCGCAGGCTGCGGAGATGTATGGTGAGATGATACCTTGGGACACGCTTGTTCCAGAAGGATATATCGTTCTGAATCCCGATTCGACGGTAGCGATGCGAACAGAAGCCAACACCTCATTGACGGATTCCGAAGCAGCTGCATATGCACAAATCGCCGATAGGATGTTCCAACTTCCGATTGTTTATGTGGAGTACAGTGGAACCTTCGGTGATATGGAGCTGGTCTCAGCCGTGGGTCGCAGGTTAGAGCATTCCCGTCTTTTCTACGGCGGGGGGATTGTGGATGGAGAGACGGCTCGTCTGGCCGCATCCGCCTGTGACACGATTGTGGTAGGCAACATTATCTACAGCGATCTGAACAAGGCACTGGAGACCGTAGCCGTTATTAAGAATAGTAGTATCCAGATCTAA